One part of the Sesamum indicum cultivar Zhongzhi No. 13 linkage group LG14, S_indicum_v1.0, whole genome shotgun sequence genome encodes these proteins:
- the LOC105176613 gene encoding kinesin-like protein KIN-12F isoform X2 has protein sequence MAKPSSEISENSRFFGSISASVPFKNLLPKAKQKSVSTRRSKFRLGGENIAPIDPNIQIRDPPLSASVSFPKKSPSKVRSYPQKEEITASLVQEKEPEAPDPPVKVVVRIRPANGLGIGDTSVRIISKDSISVAERNYTFDSVCDSDSTQGDVYQLVGAPLVKDALSGYNTSIVAYGQTGSGKTYTMWGPPSAMVDGPSASGLQGIVPRIFQNLFFEIQKDQGNSDGKQTNYQCRCSFLEVYDGKIGDLLDPTQRNLEIKDDAKNGFYVENLTEEYVTCYEDVTQILIKGLSNRKMGTTRINSKSSRSHIMFTCILESWCKESSSKCFGSSKISRISLVDLAGFERNVLDDASRQHVKEAKYIKKSTSQLGRLVNILAEESQSGISEEVPYRSSRLTHLLRESFGGNAKLSIICTISPDKKSSSETVSSLRFGLLARLLKNVPVVNEITEDDVNDLSDQIRQLKEELMRAKSSSGFNSLSSSHGYFRGGNVRDSLNQLRLSLNRSLILPRIDNDSEENICINEDDVKELKVHIDNIRSSLEENLKEDSENGESALLYSAEGCETEFTCEHYLSCSEESESEEINSSETAMPSDKISTNSIAIDPPSRNSLSISGCHLPAVLEDPMLSESPKIKNSQRKSSVFPSNVPIQDDAVQASKNLDVIRQSLQSDNLKSSLRSSRIFAGPTESLAASLHRGLQIIDYHQRNSAPASSSVSFSFEHLALKPCLSADKANASVQTSSEERSADQTFLCMKCQGKGSNEANDSLTAVVHGLATSSNDMEKDLALAIQREKELNSICKDQAVQIEHLNKMLEQCKCVIDQTDTSVCRSSSNFSGKNQLPPTNENEHEKCHPPNNTETKLLTWDGDENQEAEFIKEKCEIKEVQEFNASMKNSFTLEERDALLREIEILRNKLQFYTDAPTRRSSDKLRSSLLSQSIQLRKSCVFAQGNNSGEEFEKERQKWMEMESDWISLTDELRIEIEANRQRAEQVEMELTLEKQCTEELDDALKRSVVGHARMIEHYAELQEKYNDIVAKHRAIMEGIAEVKKAASKAGAKGRHGSRFAKALSAELSALRVERERERELLKKENRSLKVQLKDTAEAVHAAGEVLVRLREAEAAASQAEEKNTMIQEENEKLRKQIEKLKRKHKMEMITMKQYLAESRLPEAALRPLYRQDSDTVHPDTIQDDDQAWRAEFGAIYQEHY, from the exons ATGGCGAAGCCCAGCTCTGAAATATCTGAAAACAGCCGATTCTTCGGAAGCATCTCTGCCTCAGTGCCATTCAAGAATTTACTGCCGAAAGCAAAGCAGAAGTCAGTTTCAACCCGCCGCTCGAAGTTCAGATTGGGTGGTGAGAATATAGCTCCAATCGATCCCAATATTCAGATCCGCGATCCTCCACTTTCTGCGTCAGTCTCATTTCCCAAAAAGTCGCCCTCAAAAGTCAGAAGTTATCCGCAAAAGGAAGAAATCACGGCGTCTCTGGTACAGGAGAAGGAACCTGAGGCTCCAGATCCACCAGTCAAG GTGGTGGTGAGGATTAGGCCTGCCAATGGTCTTGGAATTGGAGATACTTCGGTCAGAATAATTTCAAAGGATTCAATATCAGTTGCTGAAAGAAATTATACATTTGATTCAGTTTGTGACTCAGATTCGACTCAG GGGGACGTATACCAATTAGTAGGTGCTCCTCTGGTTAAGGATGCATTATCTGGTTATAATACATCAATTGTGGCTTATGGACAG ACTGGGAGTGGGAAGACTTACACAATGTGGGGACCCCCAAGTGCAATGGTTGACGGTCCATCAGCCAGTGGTCTTCAGGGTATTGTGCCGCGCATTTTCCAGAATCTTTTCTTCGAGATTCAGAAg GATCAAGGGAATTCTGATGGCAAACAGACAAATTATCAGTGTCGGTGCTCATTCCTGGAG GTGTATGATGGAAAAATTGGTGATCTACTTGATCCAACACAAAGAAACTTGGAG ATAAAGGACGATGCCAAGAATGGATTTTATGTAGAGAATCTGACTGAGGAGTATGTGACTTGCTATGAGGATGTCACTCAAATTCTGATCAAG GGCCTGTCAAACAGAAAGATGGGAACAACAAGAATAAACTCCAAGAGCTCAAGATCCCATATCATGTTTACATGCATACTTGAGTCTTGGTGCAAG GAGTCCTCATCAAAGTGCTTTGGTAGCTCAAAGATTAGTAGAATCAGTCTCGTCGATCTTGCTGGATTTGAGAGAAATGTACTTGATGATGCAAGTAGACAGCATGTGAAAGAAGCGAAATATATAAAGAAGTCTACATCGCAGCTTGG GCGCTTGGTAAATATCCTTGCAGAAGAAAGTCAATCAGGGATATCTGAAGAAGTTCCATATAGAAGTTCTCGTCTGACTCATCTGCTGAGAGAATCATTTGGTGGCAATGCTAAACTCTCCATCATATGCACTATTTCTCCAGACAAAAA GAGCAGTAGTGAAACTGTAAGCTCACTTCGATTTGGACTGCTGGCAAGACTCTTGAAGAATGTACCTGTAGTTAATGAAATAACAGAAGATGATGTTAATGACCTCAGCGATCAGATTCGGCAGTTGAAG GAAGAACTGATGAGGGCTAAGTCGTCCAGTGGATTCAACTCTCTAAGCAGCAGTCATGGATATTTCAGAGGGGGGAATGTGCGCGACAGCTTGAACCAGTTGAGGCTAAGCCTCAACCGTTCACTAATCTTACCCCGCATCGACAATGAttctgaagaaaatatatgcatCAATGAGGATGATGTAAAAGAATTGAAGGTTCACATTGACAATATTCGTAGCTCTCTAGAAGAGAACTTGAAAGAAGATTCTGAGAATGGAGAGAGTGCCCTCTTATACTCTGCAGAAGGTTGCGAGACAGAATTCACTTGTGAACATTATTTGAGCTGTTCTGAAGAGAGTGAAAGTGAAGAAATCAATTCAAGTGAAACAGCAATGCCGTCTGATAAAATTTCTACGAACTCAATTGCTATTGATCCTCCATCAAGGAATAGCTTGTCAATCAGTGGATGCCATCTGCCAGCAGTCCTTGAAGACCCTATGTTGTCCGAGTctcctaaaataaaaaattctcaaaggAAAAGCTCTGTTTTCCCATCAAATGTCCCTATTCAGGATGACGCAGTACAAGCTTCCAAAAATCTGGATGTGATACGGCAGTCACTCCAATCTGACAATCTTAAATCCTCCTTAAGATCTAGTAGGATATTTGCAGGCCCTACTGAGTCCTTGGCAGCTAGTCTCCATAGAGGATTACAGATCATCGACTATCACCAGAGGAACTCAGCACCAGCTAGCTCATCTGTCTCCTTCTCTTTCGAACATTTGGCACTCAAACCATGTCTATCAGCTGACAAGGCTAATGCTTCTGTCCAAACCTCATCGGAAGAACGATCTGCAGATCAGACTTTTCTTTGCATGAAATGTCAAGGCAAAGGTAGCAATGAAGCCAATGATAGCTTGACAGCGGTGGTACATGGATTAGCAACAAGTTCAAAT GATATGGAGAAAGATTTGGCTTTGGCTATTCAGAGGGAGAAAGAGCTCAATAGCATTTGTAAGGACCAAGCAGTACAAATTGAGCATCTAAACAAAATG CTCGAGCAATGCAAATGTGTGATTGACCAGACTGATACTAGCGTATGCCGCAGCTCTTCAAATTTCAGTGGGAAGAACCAACTGCCACCAACCAATGAGAATGAACATGAGAAATGCCACCCACCAAACAACACTGAAACTAAG CTTCTGACATGGGATGGTGATGAAAATCAAGAAGCAGAATTTATAAAGGAGAAATGTGAAATTAAAGAAGTCCAGGAATTCAATGCTAGCATGAAAAATTCCTTCACTTTGGAGGAGAGGGATGCCCTTCTCagagaaattgaaattcttAGAAACAAATTGCAGTTCTACACTGATGCACCTACAAGAAGATCATCAGACAAACTTAGATCTTCTTTGCTGTCACAATCAATCCAGTTGAGAAAAAGTTGTGTATTTGCTCAAGGTAATAATAGTGGGGAAGAATTCGAGAAGGAAAGACAAAAATGGATGGAAATGGAGAGTGATTGGATTTCACTAACCGATGAATTGAGAATTGAAATTGAGGCTAATCGTCAACGAGCAGAACAGGTGGAGATGGAGTTGACACTAGAGAAGCAGTGCACAGAAGAGTTGGATGATGCCCTTAAAAGATCTGTTGTGGGTCATGCTAGAATGATTGAGCATTATGCAGAACTGCAGGAGAAGTACAATGACATAGTAGCAAAGCATCGAGCAATTATGGAAGGGATAGCAGAGGTGAAAAAGGCAGCTTCAAAAGCAGGAGCCAAGGGTCGTCATGGTTCTCGTTTTGCAAAGGCTCTCTCAGCTGAGCTTTCTGCTTTGAGGGTGGAAAGGGAGCGGGAAAGAGAGttattgaagaaagaaaacagaagTCTTAAAGTTCAACTCAAAGACACTGCAGAAGCTGTGCACGCTGCTGGTGAAGTTCTTGTTAGGTTGAGAGAAGCAGAAGCAGCAGCTTCACAGGCTGAG GAAAAGAACACAATGATCCAAGAAGAGAATGAAAAGTTAAggaaacaaattgagaaacttaAGAGAAAGCACAAGATGGAGATGATTACCATGAAACAATATCTTGCAGAAAGCAGATTGCCTGAGGCTGCATTACGACCACTATATCGACAAGACTCAGATACAGTGCATCCTGATACAATTCAAGATGATGATCAGGCTTGGAGGGCAGAATTCGGGGCAATATATCAAGAACACTACTAA
- the LOC105176613 gene encoding kinesin-like protein KIN-12F isoform X1: protein MAKPSSEISENSRFFGSISASVPFKNLLPKAKQKSVSTRRSKFRLGGENIAPIDPNIQIRDPPLSASVSFPKKSPSKVRSYPQKEEITASLVQEKEPEAPDPPVKVVVRIRPANGLGIGDTSVRIISKDSISVAERNYTFDSVCDSDSTQGDVYQLVGAPLVKDALSGYNTSIVAYGQTGSGKTYTMWGPPSAMVDGPSASGLQGIVPRIFQNLFFEIQKDQGNSDGKQTNYQCRCSFLEVYDGKIGDLLDPTQRNLEIKDDAKNGFYVENLTEEYVTCYEDVTQILIKGLSNRKMGTTRINSKSSRSHIMFTCILESWCKESSSKCFGSSKISRISLVDLAGFERNVLDDASRQHVKEAKYIKKSTSQLGRLVNILAEESQSGISEEVPYRSSRLTHLLRESFGGNAKLSIICTISPDKKSSSETVSSLRFGLLARLLKNVPVVNEITEDDVNDLSDQIRQLKEELMRAKSSSGFNSLSSSHGYFRGGNVRDSLNQLRLSLNRSLILPRIDNDSEENICINEDDVKELKVHIDNIRSSLEENLKEDSENGESALLYSAEGCETEFTCEHYLSCSEESESEEINSSETAMPSDKISTNSIAIDPPSRNSLSISGCHLPAVLEDPMLSESPKIKNSQRKSSVFPSNVPIQDDAVQASKNLDVIRQSLQSDNLKSSLRSSRIFAGPTESLAASLHRGLQIIDYHQRNSAPASSSVSFSFEHLALKPCLSADKANASVQTSSEERSADQTFLCMKCQGKGSNEANDSLTAVVHGLATSSNVLATQDMEKDLALAIQREKELNSICKDQAVQIEHLNKMLEQCKCVIDQTDTSVCRSSSNFSGKNQLPPTNENEHEKCHPPNNTETKLLTWDGDENQEAEFIKEKCEIKEVQEFNASMKNSFTLEERDALLREIEILRNKLQFYTDAPTRRSSDKLRSSLLSQSIQLRKSCVFAQGNNSGEEFEKERQKWMEMESDWISLTDELRIEIEANRQRAEQVEMELTLEKQCTEELDDALKRSVVGHARMIEHYAELQEKYNDIVAKHRAIMEGIAEVKKAASKAGAKGRHGSRFAKALSAELSALRVERERERELLKKENRSLKVQLKDTAEAVHAAGEVLVRLREAEAAASQAEEKNTMIQEENEKLRKQIEKLKRKHKMEMITMKQYLAESRLPEAALRPLYRQDSDTVHPDTIQDDDQAWRAEFGAIYQEHY from the exons ATGGCGAAGCCCAGCTCTGAAATATCTGAAAACAGCCGATTCTTCGGAAGCATCTCTGCCTCAGTGCCATTCAAGAATTTACTGCCGAAAGCAAAGCAGAAGTCAGTTTCAACCCGCCGCTCGAAGTTCAGATTGGGTGGTGAGAATATAGCTCCAATCGATCCCAATATTCAGATCCGCGATCCTCCACTTTCTGCGTCAGTCTCATTTCCCAAAAAGTCGCCCTCAAAAGTCAGAAGTTATCCGCAAAAGGAAGAAATCACGGCGTCTCTGGTACAGGAGAAGGAACCTGAGGCTCCAGATCCACCAGTCAAG GTGGTGGTGAGGATTAGGCCTGCCAATGGTCTTGGAATTGGAGATACTTCGGTCAGAATAATTTCAAAGGATTCAATATCAGTTGCTGAAAGAAATTATACATTTGATTCAGTTTGTGACTCAGATTCGACTCAG GGGGACGTATACCAATTAGTAGGTGCTCCTCTGGTTAAGGATGCATTATCTGGTTATAATACATCAATTGTGGCTTATGGACAG ACTGGGAGTGGGAAGACTTACACAATGTGGGGACCCCCAAGTGCAATGGTTGACGGTCCATCAGCCAGTGGTCTTCAGGGTATTGTGCCGCGCATTTTCCAGAATCTTTTCTTCGAGATTCAGAAg GATCAAGGGAATTCTGATGGCAAACAGACAAATTATCAGTGTCGGTGCTCATTCCTGGAG GTGTATGATGGAAAAATTGGTGATCTACTTGATCCAACACAAAGAAACTTGGAG ATAAAGGACGATGCCAAGAATGGATTTTATGTAGAGAATCTGACTGAGGAGTATGTGACTTGCTATGAGGATGTCACTCAAATTCTGATCAAG GGCCTGTCAAACAGAAAGATGGGAACAACAAGAATAAACTCCAAGAGCTCAAGATCCCATATCATGTTTACATGCATACTTGAGTCTTGGTGCAAG GAGTCCTCATCAAAGTGCTTTGGTAGCTCAAAGATTAGTAGAATCAGTCTCGTCGATCTTGCTGGATTTGAGAGAAATGTACTTGATGATGCAAGTAGACAGCATGTGAAAGAAGCGAAATATATAAAGAAGTCTACATCGCAGCTTGG GCGCTTGGTAAATATCCTTGCAGAAGAAAGTCAATCAGGGATATCTGAAGAAGTTCCATATAGAAGTTCTCGTCTGACTCATCTGCTGAGAGAATCATTTGGTGGCAATGCTAAACTCTCCATCATATGCACTATTTCTCCAGACAAAAA GAGCAGTAGTGAAACTGTAAGCTCACTTCGATTTGGACTGCTGGCAAGACTCTTGAAGAATGTACCTGTAGTTAATGAAATAACAGAAGATGATGTTAATGACCTCAGCGATCAGATTCGGCAGTTGAAG GAAGAACTGATGAGGGCTAAGTCGTCCAGTGGATTCAACTCTCTAAGCAGCAGTCATGGATATTTCAGAGGGGGGAATGTGCGCGACAGCTTGAACCAGTTGAGGCTAAGCCTCAACCGTTCACTAATCTTACCCCGCATCGACAATGAttctgaagaaaatatatgcatCAATGAGGATGATGTAAAAGAATTGAAGGTTCACATTGACAATATTCGTAGCTCTCTAGAAGAGAACTTGAAAGAAGATTCTGAGAATGGAGAGAGTGCCCTCTTATACTCTGCAGAAGGTTGCGAGACAGAATTCACTTGTGAACATTATTTGAGCTGTTCTGAAGAGAGTGAAAGTGAAGAAATCAATTCAAGTGAAACAGCAATGCCGTCTGATAAAATTTCTACGAACTCAATTGCTATTGATCCTCCATCAAGGAATAGCTTGTCAATCAGTGGATGCCATCTGCCAGCAGTCCTTGAAGACCCTATGTTGTCCGAGTctcctaaaataaaaaattctcaaaggAAAAGCTCTGTTTTCCCATCAAATGTCCCTATTCAGGATGACGCAGTACAAGCTTCCAAAAATCTGGATGTGATACGGCAGTCACTCCAATCTGACAATCTTAAATCCTCCTTAAGATCTAGTAGGATATTTGCAGGCCCTACTGAGTCCTTGGCAGCTAGTCTCCATAGAGGATTACAGATCATCGACTATCACCAGAGGAACTCAGCACCAGCTAGCTCATCTGTCTCCTTCTCTTTCGAACATTTGGCACTCAAACCATGTCTATCAGCTGACAAGGCTAATGCTTCTGTCCAAACCTCATCGGAAGAACGATCTGCAGATCAGACTTTTCTTTGCATGAAATGTCAAGGCAAAGGTAGCAATGAAGCCAATGATAGCTTGACAGCGGTGGTACATGGATTAGCAACAAGTTCAAATGTATTGGCAACTCAA GATATGGAGAAAGATTTGGCTTTGGCTATTCAGAGGGAGAAAGAGCTCAATAGCATTTGTAAGGACCAAGCAGTACAAATTGAGCATCTAAACAAAATG CTCGAGCAATGCAAATGTGTGATTGACCAGACTGATACTAGCGTATGCCGCAGCTCTTCAAATTTCAGTGGGAAGAACCAACTGCCACCAACCAATGAGAATGAACATGAGAAATGCCACCCACCAAACAACACTGAAACTAAG CTTCTGACATGGGATGGTGATGAAAATCAAGAAGCAGAATTTATAAAGGAGAAATGTGAAATTAAAGAAGTCCAGGAATTCAATGCTAGCATGAAAAATTCCTTCACTTTGGAGGAGAGGGATGCCCTTCTCagagaaattgaaattcttAGAAACAAATTGCAGTTCTACACTGATGCACCTACAAGAAGATCATCAGACAAACTTAGATCTTCTTTGCTGTCACAATCAATCCAGTTGAGAAAAAGTTGTGTATTTGCTCAAGGTAATAATAGTGGGGAAGAATTCGAGAAGGAAAGACAAAAATGGATGGAAATGGAGAGTGATTGGATTTCACTAACCGATGAATTGAGAATTGAAATTGAGGCTAATCGTCAACGAGCAGAACAGGTGGAGATGGAGTTGACACTAGAGAAGCAGTGCACAGAAGAGTTGGATGATGCCCTTAAAAGATCTGTTGTGGGTCATGCTAGAATGATTGAGCATTATGCAGAACTGCAGGAGAAGTACAATGACATAGTAGCAAAGCATCGAGCAATTATGGAAGGGATAGCAGAGGTGAAAAAGGCAGCTTCAAAAGCAGGAGCCAAGGGTCGTCATGGTTCTCGTTTTGCAAAGGCTCTCTCAGCTGAGCTTTCTGCTTTGAGGGTGGAAAGGGAGCGGGAAAGAGAGttattgaagaaagaaaacagaagTCTTAAAGTTCAACTCAAAGACACTGCAGAAGCTGTGCACGCTGCTGGTGAAGTTCTTGTTAGGTTGAGAGAAGCAGAAGCAGCAGCTTCACAGGCTGAG GAAAAGAACACAATGATCCAAGAAGAGAATGAAAAGTTAAggaaacaaattgagaaacttaAGAGAAAGCACAAGATGGAGATGATTACCATGAAACAATATCTTGCAGAAAGCAGATTGCCTGAGGCTGCATTACGACCACTATATCGACAAGACTCAGATACAGTGCATCCTGATACAATTCAAGATGATGATCAGGCTTGGAGGGCAGAATTCGGGGCAATATATCAAGAACACTACTAA
- the LOC105176615 gene encoding heterogeneous nuclear ribonucleoprotein 1-like produces the protein METDQGKLFIGGISWDTNEERLKEYFGAYGEVVEAVIMRDRTTGRARGFGFVVFADPAVAERVVKEKHMIDGRTVEAKKAVPRDDQHLINRNSGSIQGSPGPGRTKKIFVGGLASTVTETDFKDYFDQFGTITDVVVMYDHNTQRPRGFGFITYDSEDAVDRVLHKTFHELKGKMVEVKRAVPKELSPGPSRGPLVGYNYGFGRANNFLNTYPQGYNLSSLGGYGVRMDGRYSPLASARGGFSQFGSPAYGMGVNMEQGLNAGFGGGSNFSGNVGYGRVVNPYFGSNQGRSTPIGYNTSSNRGDSFFNSSSRNVWGNGGLNSSANNANSGSYFGSGSGGFGVFGNNGANWGASPIAPSLGGTSSSYSGGNVGYRGGENSYALGAGGFGRNSGAGVATTSSFSASSGGYEGSYGDFYRSGSVYGDPTWQTASSELDNSGSFGYALGNSEEVTAKDSEDYGVGYDIPNRKSSRGIAA, from the exons ATGGAGACGGATCAAGGTAAGCTCTTTATTGGTGGGATTTCTTGGGACACGAATGAGGAACGTcttaaagaatattttgggGCATACGGGGAGGTGGTGGAGGCAGTGATCATGAGAGATCGAACCACGGGCCGTGCTCGTGGCTTCGGCTTTGTAGTCTTTGCCGACCCTGCGGTTGCTGAAAGAGTGGTTAAAGAGAAGCACATGATTGATGGACGAACT GTTGAAGCAAAGAAAGCTGTTCCAAGAGACGACCAACACTTGATAAATAGAAACAGTGGCAGCATTCAGGGATCACCAGGACCTGGACGCActaaaaagatttttgtagGAGGGTTAGCATCTACAGTCACTGAGACCGACTTTAAAGATTACTTTGATCAGTTTGGAACCATAACAGATGTTGTAGTGATGTACGACCACAACACTCAAAGGCCAAGAGGTTTTGGGTTTATAACATATGATTCAGAGGATGCAGTGGATAGGGTATTGCACAAAACCTTTCATGAACTCAAAGGTAAGATGGTTGAGGTAAAAAGAGCAGTTCCCAAAGAATTGTCTCCAGGGCCCAGCCGGGGCCCACTTGTTGGTTACAACTATGGTTTTGGCAGAGCAAACAACTTCCTTAATACTTACCCCCAGGGATATAATCTAAGCTCACTTGGAGGCTATGGTGTCCGGATGGATGGAAGATACAGCCCATTGGCTAGTGCGCGTGGTGGGTTTTCTCAGTTTGGTTCTCCCGCTTATGGAATGGGTGTGAATATGGAGCAGGGGTTGAATGCGGGTTTTGGTGGGGGCTCAAACTTTAGTGGCAATGTAGGTTATGGCCGTGTTGTGAACCCCTATTTTGGCAGTAACCAGGGCAGGTCTACTCCTATTGGTTACAATACAAGTAGCAACCGCGGTGATTCCTTTTTCAACTCATCATCCAGAAATGTGTGGGGAAATGGTGGCCTTAATAGTTCGGCAAATAATGCCAACTCCGGTTCATACTTTGGTTCTGGAAGTGGTGGTTTTGGAGTATTCGGAAATAATGGAGCAAATTGGGGCGCTTCTCCTATTGCCCCCTCACTTGGGGGAACTTCTTCCAGCTATAGTGGGGGAAATGTTGGTTACAGAGGTGGAGAAAATAGCTATGCACTGGGAGCAGGAGGATTTGGAAGAAACAGTGGAGCAGGTGTAGCCACAACATCTTCATTTTCTGCCTCAAGCGGTGGTTATGAGGGATCTTATGGGGACTTCTATCGCAGTGGCTCTGTTTATGGTGATCCAACGTGGCAAACTGCATCTTCCGAGCTGGATAATTCAGGTTCATTTGGTTATGCACTTGGAAATTCAGAAGAAGTCACAGCTAAAGATTCTGAGGATTATGGGGTGGGCTATGACATTCCAAATCGAAAATCCAGTAGAG GAATTGCTGCTTAG
- the LOC105176614 gene encoding mitochondrial inner membrane protease ATP23, translated as MAGDADSRPRSGAGNFSSSAQGGGMTVEECQNMIQRSLRNPMVKFLKEHLEKSGCSIGSNFIKAVNCEEATAGGYVAGGGIVVCSNHLQIQDEVTQVVIHELIHAYDDCRAANLDWTNCAHHACSEIRAGHLSGDCHYKRELLRGFLKIRGHEQDCIRRRVMKSLAANPYCSEAAAKDAMEAVWDVCYNDTKPFDRAP; from the exons ATGGCGGGTGATGCTGATTCGAGGCCGAGGTCTGGTGCTGGTAACTTCTCCTCCTCCGCCCAGGGCGGCGGCATGACGGTGGAGGAATGCCAGAATATGATCCAGAGAAGTCTCAGAA ATCCGATGGTGAAATTTCTGAAGGAGCACCTAGAGAAATCTGGATGCAGCATTGGAAGCAATTTCATAAAGGCCGTCAATTGCGAAGAAGCCACTGCCGGTGGCTATGTTGCCGGTGGAGGG ATAGTAGTTTGTAGCAATCACTTGCAAATTCAAGATGAGGTGACTCAAGTGGTGATCCACGAGCTCATTcatgcatatgatgactgTCGGGCTGCAAATTTGGACTGGACTAATTGTGCTCATCATGCGTGCAGTGAG ATTCGAGCTGGTCATCTGAGTGGTGATTGCCATTATAAAAGGGAGTTACTTCGTGGTTTTCTAAAGATAAGAGGGCATGAACAA GACTGTATAAGGCGAAGGGTAATGAAATCGTTGGCTGCAAATCCATACTGTTCGGAAGCTGCAGCAAAGGATGCCATGGAAGCTGTTTGGGATGTTTGTTATAATGATACGAAGCCATTTGATAGAGCTCCTTGA